From the Desulfovibrio sp. JY genome, one window contains:
- a CDS encoding phage major capsid protein produces the protein MPLTFAELESITNDYFLAAGGKAVDIYFRDSFLLDLLMNKQRGLFERPSGGLKIRIPLNYSGAEGGFFTRSDPLSSDDRESINAAYFLWKHGYGNATVYMADELESNGDYAAIQFVNQKIENAQKTVTAWLAKTIYADGTDTAPTLTGLGSLVSTDTSRPYGGIAEVDLVADDGSTPWHAVFDSTAEAISLEGLQTMRSSAKLGDGATGKPNVAVTTETLYNKVSRILQVQQRFVTDKDTASAGFTHLVYEGMTLAADDYCPAGHCYAINTNYLGFAIHQDGFFKRIPWADLQGPVGRTMKILWHGNLICSNRKAHAGHSNLS, from the coding sequence ATGCCTCTTACCTTTGCCGAACTCGAAAGCATCACCAATGACTACTTCCTTGCCGCCGGCGGCAAGGCCGTGGACATCTACTTCCGGGATTCGTTCCTGCTCGACTTGCTCATGAACAAACAGCGGGGCCTGTTCGAGCGGCCGTCCGGCGGTCTCAAAATCCGCATCCCCCTCAACTACTCCGGGGCCGAGGGCGGTTTCTTTACCCGCTCCGACCCGCTGTCCTCGGATGACCGCGAGAGCATCAACGCCGCCTATTTCTTGTGGAAACACGGCTACGGCAACGCGACCGTCTACATGGCCGACGAACTGGAGAGCAACGGCGACTACGCTGCGATCCAGTTCGTCAACCAGAAGATCGAGAACGCGCAGAAGACCGTCACCGCCTGGCTGGCGAAGACCATCTACGCCGACGGTACCGACACCGCGCCGACCCTGACCGGGCTTGGCTCCCTGGTCAGCACCGACACCAGCCGGCCCTATGGCGGCATCGCCGAGGTCGACTTGGTGGCTGACGACGGATCGACCCCCTGGCATGCCGTGTTCGATTCCACGGCCGAAGCCATCAGCCTTGAGGGCCTGCAAACCATGCGCTCCTCGGCCAAGCTCGGCGACGGCGCCACCGGCAAGCCCAACGTGGCCGTGACCACCGAGACCCTTTACAACAAGGTCTCCCGCATCCTCCAGGTCCAGCAGCGGTTCGTGACCGACAAGGACACGGCGTCCGCCGGCTTCACCCATCTGGTCTACGAGGGCATGACCCTGGCCGCCGACGACTACTGCCCGGCCGGGCATTGCTACGCCATCAACACCAACTACCTCGGCTTTGCCATTCACCAGGACGGCTTCTTCAAGCGTATCCCCTGGGCCGACCTGCAAGGCCCCGTCGGCCGGACCATGAAGATTCTCTGGCACGGCAACCTCATCTGCTCCAACCGCAAGGCCCACGCCGGCCACAGCAACCTGTCGTAA
- a CDS encoding transglutaminase-like domain-containing protein, which produces MTTIFDYIATMEAAAVDNPTGDGVCIMALPTGAGTATCGVVGLVTLLAPVVEASGDWAPNAKVALPVLGSTGTTDGYRPAWGTPELTALTASGAGHVLIESQALLPPLYAVGSTGAIASNALPSWSAYGLDGSFSRTATGAMTLPALADEAYVCGLDKPIANGATSAAVVRLLQQGSITIADAAASICAGLTDQDVMARAIIRYVADLLTYTSDGDGIGDTWMCAVATLRKEHGDCEDGSILAHSLMLAAGIDPGRIRTAFGTVLTTALVETGHAWGMYRRTTDEEWIPLDWTRGASTYAGALTTIKRQVDVTDAYTAISYILTDERFYAVNDADYISKLEANRSTGDMALPVPTAAGTISLSALGAMTLFKGTLGLTMTASGRCGARAAMTLPNAAMAATGKQANATTGEMVLPAPSVVARTGAHADCALPVFAISGGAGGGGHASFKLPHLAIVASAVSELLADASLKLPKPTVAARAGVGGLCDGACDLPLPRGYGRAVQGPAARVLVDLPHLVVVGAASPLSEAMADLSLPIPAMRGHAIPAAPWAHDLVYDSTRWT; this is translated from the coding sequence ATGACCACCATTTTCGACTACATCGCCACCATGGAAGCTGCCGCCGTGGACAACCCCACGGGCGACGGCGTCTGCATCATGGCTCTGCCTACCGGAGCCGGTACGGCCACCTGCGGTGTGGTTGGCCTGGTCACGCTCCTGGCCCCTGTGGTCGAGGCATCGGGCGATTGGGCTCCCAACGCCAAGGTGGCTTTGCCTGTGCTCGGCAGCACCGGCACAACGGACGGCTACCGCCCGGCCTGGGGCACGCCCGAACTGACGGCCCTGACCGCCTCCGGGGCCGGGCACGTGCTTATCGAGTCGCAAGCTCTGCTGCCGCCGCTGTATGCCGTCGGCTCCACCGGAGCCATAGCCAGCAACGCCTTGCCGTCCTGGTCCGCTTACGGACTGGATGGCTCGTTTAGCCGCACGGCCACGGGAGCGATGACGCTTCCGGCCCTGGCTGACGAGGCCTACGTCTGCGGCCTGGACAAACCTATTGCCAATGGGGCCACGTCGGCCGCCGTGGTGCGGCTGTTGCAGCAGGGCAGCATCACTATCGCGGATGCGGCGGCGTCCATTTGCGCTGGCCTGACCGATCAGGATGTCATGGCCCGGGCTATCATCCGGTATGTGGCCGATCTCCTGACCTACACGTCCGACGGGGACGGCATCGGCGACACCTGGATGTGCGCCGTGGCCACGCTGCGAAAGGAGCATGGCGACTGCGAGGACGGTTCGATCCTGGCCCATTCGCTGATGCTTGCTGCCGGCATCGACCCGGGCCGCATCCGCACGGCGTTCGGCACGGTGTTGACCACGGCTTTGGTCGAAACCGGCCACGCCTGGGGCATGTACCGGCGGACCACGGATGAGGAGTGGATTCCCCTCGACTGGACCCGGGGCGCCTCCACCTACGCCGGGGCGTTGACCACGATCAAGCGGCAGGTGGACGTGACCGACGCCTACACGGCCATTTCCTACATCCTGACCGATGAGCGGTTCTACGCGGTCAACGACGCGGACTATATTTCCAAGCTCGAGGCCAACCGTTCCACGGGTGACATGGCGCTTCCGGTGCCGACCGCTGCGGGAACGATCAGCCTTTCCGCCTTGGGAGCGATGACGCTGTTCAAGGGGACGTTGGGCCTGACCATGACGGCGTCGGGCCGCTGTGGGGCGCGCGCTGCGATGACGCTGCCCAACGCGGCCATGGCCGCGACCGGCAAACAGGCCAACGCGACCACGGGCGAAATGGTGCTTCCGGCCCCATCGGTCGTGGCCCGGACCGGCGCGCATGCCGATTGTGCATTGCCCGTGTTTGCCATCTCGGGGGGAGCCGGCGGCGGCGGCCACGCATCGTTCAAGCTGCCGCATCTGGCCATTGTCGCAAGCGCCGTGTCGGAGTTGCTGGCCGATGCCTCCTTGAAACTGCCGAAACCGACCGTGGCGGCCCGGGCCGGCGTGGGCGGCCTGTGCGACGGCGCGTGCGACCTGCCCTTGCCGCGCGGTTATGGGCGTGCTGTCCAGGGGCCTGCGGCGCGGGTGCTGGTGGATCTGCCGCATCTGGTCGTGGTCGGCGCTGCCTCGCCGCTCTCCGAGGCGATGGCTGATTTGTCACTGCCGATCCCTGCCATGCGCGGGCACGCCATCCCGGCCGCGCCCTGGGCGCATGACCTTGTCTACGACTCCACGAGGTGGACATGA